A stretch of Episyrphus balteatus chromosome 2, idEpiBalt1.1, whole genome shotgun sequence DNA encodes these proteins:
- the LOC129909887 gene encoding E3 ubiquitin-protein ligase RMND5A produces the protein MDACLAVEKELNRVITKFTGIREYSGLVITDVVQLLSEIQNAFNEDNQNDAVLTESQVRIITDALHKTNEKLQRISAEHRELHGAVSKVGKVVDKNFVSDFTATTRTDALQDEQNMMLLNKVMAKHYCRQGMDEVAQALIKESGMQSEVAQEVFDSESSFAEIFKIWKSIQKYNLQPALEWSARYSNELLEKNSSLEFKLHKLAFLQIVSRGIEAQGEAIAYARNNFSKFVDRFGSEIPNLMGTFIYLPNGIENSPYKHLISPEMWTEASYIFLKDACHTLGISKNSALSVVINAGCTALPALLNIKQVMLSRQVLSIWSGRDELPIEIDLDPEYRYHSIFACPILRQQTSEDNPPKKLTCGHVISSDALLKLSNGPILKCPYCPVEQNSDDAVRIWF, from the exons ATGGATGCCTGCTTGGCGGTGGAAAAAGAGCTTAACCGTGTCATAACAAAGTTTACAGGGATTCGAGAGTATAGTGGGCTTGTTATCACTGATGTTGTTCAGCTCCTAAGCGAAATACAAAATGCTTTCAATGAAGATAACCAGAATGATGCTGTTTTAACAGAGAGTCAAGTTAGAATTATTACTGATGCCTTGcacaaaacaaacgaaaaactGCAACGCATATCTGCAGAACATCGAGAATTGCACGGAGCTGTCAGTAAAGTTGGCAAAGTAGTCGATAAAAACTTTGTCTCAGATTTCACAGCGACTACAAGAACAGATGCCCTCCAAGATGAACAAAACATGATGCTTTTAAACAAAGTCATGGCCAAACATTATTGTCGTCAAGGTATGGATGAGGTGGCTCAAGCACTAATAAAAGAATCTGGAATGCAGTCAGAAGTCGCGCAAGAAGTCTTTGATTCAGAAAGCAGCTTTGcagaaatctttaaaatttggaagtcaattcaaaaatacaatttgcaGCCAGCACTTGAGTGGTCTGCGAGGTACTCAAATGAATTACTTGAAAAGAACTCGTCTTTGGAGTTTAAACTGCACAAACTGGCCTTTTTACAAATTGTGTCCCGTGGTATTGAAGCTCAAGGCGAAGCAATTGCATATGCGAGAAACAATTTTAGTAAATTTGTTGATCGCTTTGGCAGCGAGATTCCCAATTTGATGGGAACATTCATCTATTTGCCAAATGGCATAGAAAACTCTCCCTACAAGCATTTAATCTCTCCTGAGATGTGGACAGAGGcatcttatatatttttaaaggaCGCCTGCCATACACTTGGCATAAGCAAGAACTCAGCATTGTCCGTTGTAATCAATGCTGGATGCACTGCCTTGCCTGCTCTTCTAAACATAAAACAA GTTATGCTTTCAAGACAAGTACTCAGCATATGGAGTGGAAGAGATGAACTGCCTATTGAAATAGATCTAGACCCCGAATATCGTTATCATTCAATATTTGCGTGCCCCATATTAAGACAGCAAACTTCTGAAGACAATCCACCAAAGAAGTTGACATGTGGCCATGTAATATCTAGTGACGCCTTGCTTAAACTAAGCAATGGGCCTATTCTTAAATGTCCTTATTGCCCTGTTGAACAAAATTCTGACGATGCagtgcgaatttggttttag